A segment of the Oryzias melastigma strain HK-1 unplaced genomic scaffold, ASM292280v2 sc00221, whole genome shotgun sequence genome:
NNNNNNNNNNNNNNNNNNNTGATGCTTTGGTCTGATGGATTGATCTGTGAAGTGTACAAGTTCTtataaaactctttaaaagtttcattaattttgatCGGGTCATGTGTGACATTTCCTGACTCATCAGTAACAGAtgttattgtggatttttctttattaattttaagctGATTAGCTAAAGAAATTTGCAAGATTTATTAGAGTTTTTAAGTCTTTCTAGTCTAAGTCTTTGTATTTGGAATTGTTATGTCATAATCTACATGCAGCATGCTCAAGTGCTGAATATACTGGCAGATTGTCATTTTTGTGCAAATTCAAGTAAaaggtaagatttttttttcaatgatgttTCTTGTACATCCTCTAAATACCTTCAAATGTCTTACTTCCTATCAAGAGTTAAAACTTGCtcattaataaaatgaaatttaagCCACAATTTACTGTGTGAAGGATTTTTGAGAttgaatgtttttggttttattttcacaaaaaatattacaagGAAGAAAATTCAGGACAgggtttgtttatttctttatttatttttcaaataaccTGTTGTCATTATAACCTCAAGAGCTCTCCAAGAGCCAAAGCAGCCACAGTTTTAAGTGTTGCTGCCACCATGAGGACATTTGGAAAAATACAGTTCTCTTTCGATTTGAATGTCAGAGTCctgtaaaaatgaaagcatgtgTCACTTTGGAAGGAGCCCACTCAAAATTCAAAGTAAATATGCCTTCAtgcaaaatgaatcatttcagCTGAAAGATAAACACACTCTTTAGACTAACTCTTGAAATTCCTAAACCTGATACACTTTTTTAAGTTGagcttttctgttaaaatgttgtCATATTTATGTGCTATTGGAGGGttattattgtttgtttctgcaaatcaaatatttgcatGAAAGGGTggaacaattttttaaattaatctttaatCAAGAGGGTTGCTCATGATTTTACTAAAGGAAAGTTCTAAAAGCGTTTGgtcaaaagtttttaattaaagtcccattaactgttaCCCACCTTGGTGTGAGAAATGTGTCCTATACCATATGACCCATGGTCACATGCAGGTTCATTCGACCTCTTGAGGGATTCCTTATGTGTGATGAGACAGACAGTAGGTAGAGCTTGTGGTACATCATGAATAAATGGTGACTTTAATAAGTGTGAGACATGGGCTAAATAGAGATCATGAACACAGAGAATATTTTGTTGTTAGTGTGCTGTACCAGTCTTTGTCTACCAGAAGATGTTTCTTTTATCTGCCTCAAATTGGTGATGGAATATGTTTATCATCATCCTAAACTTCGCAACAGTAGTGATaacctaagaaaaaaacactactgCATTTCCAAAAGGACTGGACTTTATTCCAGATGTGTTGTCTCACTGCATGTCCTGGGCCAGCATGGAGTCCTTCACCCCTGCTGCCAGCACAGCAAAGAGGAAGGGCGGGAACAGGGAGCGGAGGTAGAGGGCCACTCTGGGGATGGGGTGTGCAAGCACAACCTCCTTTGTCTTCCTGTTCACGGTTTGCATAATCTCATTGGCCAGGACTGACGGGGACACACCATGGGTCAGCTGGCTCTTGATGACTGCAGAGAACATGAAGATTTAgataaaactgcaaataaacATCTGCACCTGAATGACGATTTTGCTGTTGCTGGAGGGCAGGGCTTCAGAAGAAATGCTCACATGCAGCCAGGGCGTTTGGTTTTGGAGAGGGCTCTGTTAATGGTGCTGGCTCTGAGCTGTTTATAAAGGTGTGACTGATGGTGCTGACTACAAGCCCATACTCCTCCACTTCAGCTCTCAGACAGTCAAAGAAGGCCTGTACAGCATGTTTGGAGGCGGCATCTGAGGGCAAACACAAAACGTTTCTGGTCAAAGACACAATTCATCAAAAGATTATCTTCACAAATTCTGCAGATCAgacttttatatttatcattttctttgATGTACAACAAGCTATGTTCATCATAACCAGAGCAGAACTCAAAATTGCAAAATTCAACTGTttcaatttctcactgaccacaacccataaggagccacacatcctttataaaaataagactttgtgttattgttatttttatgagaaatataaataaacaatttttttggcaaaaataaaaacaaactttaagagaaaatagatttttttccccaataacGTATAACTTTTAGTAGAGGTTCACAAAAATTCCTTTCCAAATAAAAgactgtgtcacataggatcatcttaCTTGAGCAATTCTAGtggtaggtagtgtaatgtcagcaatgaaaaaaaaaaacatttttaaacatttgtggtgcttcttagccagaaattcataaatccaACTTTCTAAAATTGAAACACAGCTaattaactgcattttttgaaCCATAAGGCACACTTGAAACTGTGGAATTGGGGAAAATGCTTAGTTCTTGATTATAAAATCACTATGGCTAGTGTTCTTGCAGAGTgataagttattttaattttttttttactttactttacagttacttttttaagccaaaagctttgcattttttgtttaccagagagccacaatggaggggtagaagAGCCAAACGCGGCTCTGGAgcagcaggttgcagacccctgagctaGACAATGATGTAATTAGCTAAAGATTAATTTTTGACCAATACTGGTATTTTTTCAGAGTGGATATATGTTTATAAGcttgttgaaaaaaaactttgaaaaggttTAACGAACACATAAaggtgtaaagaaaaaaataaatttcttatTTGTCAGATATTATTTAGGACCCCAAAGTTTTCACTCTCCAGTGAAAAGCTGTCAGAAACATGACTCACATGAGCTCCTGAAAGGGATAGACACTCTACCCTGGATGCTGTTCACCAGTATGATGTGCCCTGACCTTCGAGATATCATTGCTGGAAGAACACCTGTCGCATATTTTGGATACACGAATGCCCAAATTAGATGAGTAAGACTGCTACCATATTTTTGTGGGGgtcattttgaaaaactgcacCCACCTTTGGCAAGAGTGCAGGGCCCAAAGTAGTTAATGTCCATGATGTTTCTGTCCAGCTCAAGAGAGACACTCCGAGCAGGagcttttagcttcatgctGCTGTTACAGATCAGCACATCCACACAGCCATAACACTCCATCACTTCGGCCACCACCTCCTCCATGCTGTCCATGTCGCTGAAATCCAGGATCACCAGTTTTGGAGCAAAGGTCTGCAGCGAGAAACTTTGTCACACAATGCTACCACATCCTCATCATAGAGTAGCCGTCCAGCTATAATTTGACAGCCCAAATGACAAACAAGACCTGAACATCAGGGTACTGTGTTGGTAACTCTGTCTAAGATCTATGGAGCATCCAAGATATCCCAGGATACACCCAACCAGTCCTAAGGTTTTAGGCCCATTCTGAATTCTTCCCCATTCCCTACCCCTTCATTTGGAGGGGCATTTAAATTGGCAGTGTTGtccgaaatatattttttaaaggccAATCCTCCAAGTGGAGGTATGCAGAACCCTCTGCTGCGAGGGGGTTCTGTGTCCCACTGCGCCGGAGAAGGAGAAGAActtttgttatgtatattcaagcgctggaagctccgtgctaatGTAGCTTATTGGCAAcgtattgatgatgtcatcgagtggaagTTACGTACAAATTcagagacactatttttccataactctccatttggggGGGATAGATTTGTGGGAATAGGGAGAAGAGAAGAATAGACTCTTTTCACGGTGaagtcagacaaaatggcggcAGGGCTGTGAATGTGTAAAGTGACTTCCGGTCGACAGATCTAGACAGGCAAAGCTGACAACTGAATCCTTTTAAGCACAACTTtgcataaataattaaaggtaaccttaccaaatgtgatggaatttttttaattgttcattttttaaatgtcctacCTAACTGTAATGGTTTTCatctcttagatcgttcacaaatcaaaatacaaatttatgaTAATCtccaatattggatgttttattcaaaatatatgCCAGACACATAtagacaagacactgaaccccactttgcctctggtggaaggttggggccagtgttcagcagtggagacaccgtcagtgtgtgaatgggactgtgactgtgaagcactttggaccttcgaggaaggtagaaaagcgccatacaaatatacaccatttaccatttcatttgagcagatattattctaatggTTTCTATTTAGGAcgatgttatttgcacatattttaagtgcaaTCAGCACAAATgttgatagaaattcatgttggccacatttaatgCCCTCAGCAAAGGCGTACATCCCTGCATTGCCCACACGCACTTTAATGTTTTCCCAGGCTAAATTTACTTGTTCTACAGGATATTttaaggaataataataaaagcattaaCAGTTTGGCTCATTGAAAATGTTACAGTAAGAGCAGCTATCTAGCCACTTATtatcagttttcaaaataagggcggccaagtaaaaataatgatCTCTGGGTGAACATATTTTATATCATTAtgtggaaatagtcactttcatttttttggcaacagttttaattttttttttttacctttactttCCTACAGATCAGAAACAgttatgaacaaaagcaaagagtAAAGATGTTAGAAGTacagctgagctaacagcagctcactgaccgcagtagaaaacaatacaacaggaaaaaagttttactttaatgtcagacacgctggaattgtctgacttttgatctgttttcaaggATTTTATGAGCAcggaaatttaggaaactttgaACTGGTCAGAActgatcttctgcagctccacatcTAGACCCAAGGCTATTGCTAGCGTTAgcacaaattaaagaaatgaaatcataattaccttcataattaaacaagGAATTTGGCGAAGCAGCTGTGCAGTATTCTGCaggcaggattactgacatttgtactttgatttgtgaacgatcatatagagaaacatgaaaacaatcagaaaggacatttatcaaataaatattgttagATTTTCTGTTACAACTGGTAAGGCTGCCTTTtgttatttacgtaaaattgtgttaaacagtgtTCAGTTCTCTACTGTTTACCTGTAAACCAGAAGCCACTGATGGCCTCGTCACCATTTTGGCTGACGTCATGTGGAAAGGGTCTATTCAGATTGGGCCCTAGACTCctgtttttatgaattattaaCAGACAGGCAAACACCAATAATTTGTGCTTTTGTAAACTAAGCTATCTCTAATGAAAAACttgccaaaaaatgcatatcaAATAATTAGTAGGTTTCTTAAAAGATGCAGGagcttttcaataaaaaatagggCCCAAAGTGTTTATTAGGACAGTTGTTCTTTTATGCTGGTTGACATTGAGGTCTAAAGCCTAACGTTTCTTTTGTGATGTGGACATGTTTTAGAGCTCACTGTGACAGTTTGCTGTCAGAAAGGATATCCTGCTATTGTGTCCACTGGAGGAAGTGGGGATCCTGAGGGTGGTAACACAATAGATCATcataaaacaagaacaaatcaTACTTAAACCTacatgtaaacatgtaaactcTAGCAGGGAATCATGAGATTTTTGGGAGAGGAAAGTCCATAAATGGTTATCTTGGCTCTAGGTGTCTTTTAAATATTCCTGAGACAGTTGCACTATTGAAGgagtgtctgtttgtgtggtttaccaaaagtaaaaagaagaaatgacgAATATATTTTCCGGTTCTGGGTCATGGGCAGCAGACGCATGTCTTcaactctcctcaactcttcggcttttaaagtctcacaagcaactttaatcaccaagcaggagagttgaacatggcaccgaagaaaaagtttgaatcCGATTTGACGGAACTCAAAATTGTGCTTGCTGATATTCAAGCAAAGCTTTCTCCAATGCACTGACTAGCCCCGGGAGTCTGGAATGTATTCAGATGATTATTAATCATCTGTTATGCTCTGGATTTcagatactgtttttttctggtggTGATGGCTTGGGCCTCTGGGATTGATTGATGTGGATGATGTTTTCCTGATAATAATCGActgagtatatttagatttttggtacagattaatataaatgatttgtctgtggatgtttaaaGTTTGATTACATCTCTGAtcttaaggatcattaataacctgaatctctGATTGTagagtaaaaatatttgatattaagtcctgaaccagaaattgataattcatgtagagaaaatggtagctgctgggtggctcagtgggctaggtgaagggctggcacgcaggagccctgggttcgattccagggttgtccactgatccccacccagattgggtccttagtcaagacccttgacgctgctgcctaactgggtccctgtgcccctcaagtacagggttgtgtcaggaagggcatccggggtaaaaactctgacaaatcactgatgagaaacagtgggtgctgttacgctgtggcgacaccgaaagggataagccgaaagtgaactactatatgtagagaaaatggtatggtcgagccggggtgggattatataagtttgcatccttccactccctttcaagtgatcaactcgtgatttattatgtgatcttatttcatgtattattacctgattgctctaaataaaccatttcattcattcattcattcattcagtcattcatttaATAAGTATAGAAAGTGACTATTCTcacattattttctaaatatgtatGACCATTGCTGAACTTCTTCATTAGTTGCACGGACCCAGAGGAAGGGTTGGGTTACAGTTATGGTTTGGGTTAAGTTAATACATGtgaccaacaacaacatttaaccTTGAACGTGCTTAATTACGATAAAGCAATGTGAATGTCGGCCAATATAAATTTCCATCAATTTTTGTGCTGGTTGCACTTAAATACATACGAATAACATTAGACACAAGTATAATGACATTCATTTTAGAGAGTTCATTCTATATTTACACtgatcaaaaacataaagaaaaagctATATCTTTGGTCCCATCATTTATGAGAAGAACTCAAAGATCTGAAgcttttttacaaacacaaaaaaaacaattttctcaaATATTGTTTACAGATCTGTTGAAATctgtgatagtgagcacttctttgctgagataatccatcccacctcacaggtgcgCCATATCAAGATCCTGGTCAGACAGCTTGGTTATTGCataggtgtgccttagactggcCACAATGAAAGGCCACTCTAACGTCCCGTTTAGTTGTAACAGAGGAGTTTTGGGACCTAAAACACGGTCAGTATCTGGTATCACCACCATTTGCCTCATGCAGTGCAACACATCTCCTTGCCATAGAGTTGATCAGGTTGTCTATATTGTGGCCTGTGGAATGACGGTCCACTCCTCTTCAATGGCTGTGCGAAGTTGCTTAATATTGGCAGGAACTGAAACACGCTGTCATATACCCCGACCCAGAACCCCCCAGACATGCTCAATGGTTGACATGTCCGGTGAGTATTAGGATGTTCTCAGCTTCCAAGAATTGTATCCAGATCCTTGCAACATGGGGCATTATCATGCTGCAACATGAGCATGTGATGTTCTTGGATgtatgacacaacaatgggcctCAGGATCTCGTCAGGCTATCTCTGTGCATTAACATACCTTCAATAATATCCACCTGTATTCTTCCCCTGTAACATACAACTGCCCATACCATAACCCCACCGCCACCATGGCCACTTGGTCCAGCATTGGTGTCAGAAAACAGCTCTCCTACACAAAGCTGCACACACTGTCATCTTCTCTGAACAATGTAAACTGGGATTCATTAATGCCAGATGCCATCAAACGTTTGTATTTGGCCACTATTCAGGTCGAGACCCCGATGAGGATAATGATCATGCAGATGAGCTTCCCGGAGAAGGTTTCTGACACTTTGCATGGAAATTCATTGAATATGCAAACTGTTTCAGCAGCTGTCTGAGTGGCGATCCTGCAAATGCACAGGCTGGATGTGGAGGTCCTGGGCTGCTGTAGTTACACATAGTCTGCGGTTGTGAAGCTGGTTGGTAGCTACAGATTCTCTACAACGCCTTTGGAGAGGGCTGATGATAGAGTAATGCTCCTTCATGAGCATCACCACTGGTGGACATTCCTGCTGTCAGCATGCCAATTGTACACTGTCAAAAAGTGCAACATCTGTGACATTGTGGTGTTTGATACACCTAAACATTTCAGAGTGGCCATTTATTCTGGCCAGTCCAAGGCACATCTGTCCAATAATCAAGCTGTCTGAccagcatcttgatatggcacacctgtgaggtggaatggattatctcagcaaagaAGTGCAGATTTCAACAGATTTGTGAAAACTGTCTGAGAGACTTTAAAagatgggagcaaaaacaaaagtgttgcctttatgtttttgtacagtGTGATTTCCTTACCTCTCTCGGGTCAGCATCGCTTGTCAGAGAGTCATAAAGAGACTCCAGTTTGTCCCAGCTCATTCCGCACAGAATCAGTCTGGCACCGCCTTTGTGGAAGAGATGGGCACATTctacacacacagaaaaatatatGCCAATGTATAAATGTTAGTTTCTCATGTTTTGCAAAAAGCTTGCTGGATCAACTATCCAATTTATGTCTGATTAAATTCATGTCATAACCTCATCAGTTAGCGTAGAACActccaaagaagaaaaaaatgtcgcAGCAGACTGGACACAAGTCAGAACATTCCCTGATTTGAAGACAGCTGTACCTGTGGTCCTTCACTTTGGTTGTAAGCAGTGTCACTTGGACCCTCCATATAATTTTATTGGGATTTTGCAGCTAGATTTtgttatttcattaaaaaaaataattactgcTTGTACTGTCATTGAATGAGCTGAAActctttgtaaatgtttgtcatGTTCCTTTTTTCCATGTTCCTTGCAAAGGTCAAATCATTTACCTGTCCCCACTCCAGACACAGCATCAGTAATAACCACCACTTTGTTTCGCACTAAGGACTTGGACATGAAGTGAATCACCTCATTGTAGATGTAATAAACCCCCGCTGCAATGACTATTAGTAGGGGCAACACCATCACTGAGGGTAGGCCCATGttctgtgaaacaaaaatggggagGTCAATATGACAAAGAAGAACAAGCAGCCTGAAAGACAGAGCACAAAACAAGTCAACCTGCCGTGGAAGAAACGCAAAGTCAGCACCATCAGACAAAGCAATTCTTATTAAAGGACAggagaaatgaacaaaaaagtgaTAGAATTTTAGAACTTGTTTGATCATGCTAATAGGCTGTTTGACAACATCTCCTATATGTGTTCTCTGAACTGCCTTTGCTTGTTCATTTGAAGTGTAGAGGAGTGTGCTTTGTCAGTATGTGTGTCCTTGGTATGAAGCCAGTGAGGCAGAACCAGAAGACTGACAGCACACTTACATCCTCATTTTCTACTGCACATGCTAACCAGTTTAAATGTGAATCATTTGCTTTCTACTTCTTACATTCACGAACAGAACAGTCACTGATTTTGTAGAATGGCAGAAGAATCTCTCTGTGTACCAGGACCAGCTCTGTATTATgaaagaaaggaggaaaagGGCTTTCTTTTGGCCACGTCCTCGTGGAGAAGGTGACTCGCCACGGTTTCATATGTTGTAAGCACTTATATATATCActggttattattattttggctattAGTCTACACAGCATGGTGTTTTAAAGAAAGCCTGGTGTTAGCTGAAATGTGACAAGTcctcccccccccccaaaaaaaagaaagatgacaTGGCTCTGTTTTTGCAAAGCTTTTTAGCTTCAAGGTCATGATTAATTAGAAAACCAGCAAGAAAGAAGGATATGACACCTTAATCAGGATTCAAAAACTTTTGATCAGTCAATAATCTTTATGGTTGTTAATCAGAAAAGATAACCACTTTATGTTATCTGCTTTCCAACAACTTATTTACACAAGTTGAATGAATCAGGGACATTGGAGAACTTAATTGATTGAACTCCTGCAATAAAATACTAACTAAAAATAGAATATGATAGGGTTTGGTGCATCTGAATCCAAAAATGACTCAAACATGCTAAAACTTGTTGAAGatatacaaatgttttcttttaaagttgaaTGAATTTTTAAGTTGTCATCTCATTCAAAAAACGTGTATGCTCTAACCACGTAAGTTTTTGTCAGGTGCATATAACCTTCTCTTATGCTGTATTTTCTTATCCACTTGTTTTTTTGGCCAGAAAATCTGAATATCTGCATGAACACTCAGATGCAATCTCATGTTACCTTTTTAGGACTTTCTTATAAAAGACTAATTGCTCCTATCTTCTTATTCTAATTTGGACATGTCATTTCAAGCAATCTCTTCTTAAAGTAATGGGTTAAAGTTAATGTCCTGCCAATACATTTACCATGTACGGGAAGATTGAAAAGACAGCTAAATATAGTGGAGTAGCAGTGGGGCCACTAGCAAATATTTTACCCGATCTAATGTCCTGGGTGTTGTTACTGGACACTCCAAAGGCCAGAGAGTCTCACATGCACAATAAATAACCCTTTATGACTACCTTTAATTTTAGAATGACAATGTTCCCCCTCATTTAAGTTCAGAAAGTATTGAGTAATCATATTCTTTGACCAGCCTTATATTTGGATGAAGACATGCATACAGCAAGTCAGCCTCTGGGTCCAAAGGAAGCACAAGCACACCTGTAAGCTGTTATCATTGATTCACTTACAGCATAGAGAAGGAGCTAATCCTTTGGCAAGACtagctcttgttttttttctggaagaaGTTTGGTAAGAAGGCACTTTAAGTTCCGTTTGTGTCTCTTGTCCATTCAAGTGGCTCTGTGAGCGCCTCAGTGGACCTGCCTCTCTACTGGAACCACTTGCTTATAATAGCCTCAGCTTGAGTTGCCATTAATACACACATATGTTTGGTGCACAGTATCTGAAGTATGTCCACTCGCTGCCAGTATGAAGGGTTGGGCCACCAGTACGTGTATCAACAGCTCTTCTCTTAAGACAGATGGAGGAAGAGATGCTATTTATGAAACTTACACATAAAAAGGTAATCCACACAAAagctatttctatttttgttaaaattaaacaaaattaagtcaattcagtcccCATTTTTCCGTGGTACGAATATCGCCTGATTTCGC
Coding sequences within it:
- the dhrs7cb gene encoding dehydrogenase/reductase (SDR family) member 7Cb, coding for MGLPSVMVLPLLIVIAAGVYYIYNEVIHFMSKSLVRNKVVVITDAVSGVGTECAHLFHKGGARLILCGMSWDKLESLYDSLTSDADPRETFAPKLVILDFSDMDSMEEVVAEVMECYGCVDVLICNSSMKLKAPARSVSLELDRNIMDINYFGPCTLAKGVLPAMISRRSGHIILVNSIQGRVSIPFRSSYAASKHAVQAFFDCLRAEVEEYGLVVSTISHTFINSSEPAPLTEPSPKPNALAAFIKSQLTHGVSPSVLANEIMQTVNRKTKEVVLAHPIPRVALYLRSLFPPFLFAVLAAGVKDSMLAQDMQ